In uncultured Fibrobacter sp., a single window of DNA contains:
- a CDS encoding TIGR03960 family B12-binding radical SAM protein: MTLLEKIALALPAVESPARYMGGEANSVVKDHSQMLARMAFVFPDTYEIGMSNNGIRILYHVINREPDLLCEVSFAPWDDMAAEMRKYDIPLYSYATYTPVRDFEVMGMTLQTELNFTNVPYVLELARVPVWQKDRQENDPIVVAGGPAMANPEPVVDFFDAFMIGDGEKVMIEFLRCVGEGRKAGLKRAEILTNLSKIDGVYVPSLRPVVKNKFGAIVPAEPAAGAYATTNGVRRLFIPVMDPKDYPIKNLIANMQLVHNRFSVEVMRGCAQGCRFCQAGIWYRPCRELDPDDVLDIAKAGIQATGERELGLLSLSTADYKPVEALTDSIIDDPFFDTVDVSLPSIRVNSFGQTLAGKIAALKGGRSATFAPETGSERIRKMINKTISDQDMYDAAEHAFSSGFNKIKLYTMIGFPTENEADMQAFCDLIFNLVKIGRKYNRGIQIAVSIGILIPKSFTGLQWAPFMDKDTALKHIRYVREKFFKHPNVKINWASWETSFLEAIYSRGDRSLGPVIYAAYKKGIIFESDAYRFDYNKWLEVWEECGYDTSWVYREREKDEVFPWDFIHAGTTKQYLRREWEKAFDPNSAPVPNCKWGDCQKCGIPGFGAEIKLADNPVRHKAPSRTPEEIKKLVEERRPKKTESFSYKITFKKTGISRFLPHQNMLSFFERTFICAGIPVKFSEGFSPKPRISNMGALPLGVETYCELISVDLLQELDLSPEGKQKTIQMLSAPFPRGMEIVDIEPLKEKLSKHFPKAMVYSYTPEAVPEGIMEGFRAKTLPTVCNHRGQEINLNEHILDLDVQNKTIFAKIKCNNQGATASPFSIFSALMGESYDPTKLNEASRRYLIRKLSIEF, from the coding sequence ATGACCCTCCTCGAAAAGATTGCCCTCGCCCTCCCCGCCGTGGAATCCCCTGCAAGGTACATGGGCGGCGAAGCGAACAGCGTGGTAAAAGACCATAGCCAGATGCTCGCCCGCATGGCGTTCGTCTTCCCGGACACCTACGAAATCGGCATGAGCAACAACGGCATCCGCATCCTGTACCACGTCATCAACCGCGAGCCCGACCTTTTGTGCGAAGTCTCGTTCGCACCGTGGGACGACATGGCCGCCGAGATGAGGAAGTACGACATTCCGCTGTACAGCTACGCGACCTATACGCCGGTACGCGATTTCGAGGTGATGGGCATGACGCTTCAAACGGAGCTCAACTTCACGAACGTCCCCTACGTACTGGAACTCGCACGCGTTCCAGTGTGGCAAAAAGACCGCCAGGAAAACGACCCGATCGTTGTCGCAGGTGGACCTGCGATGGCAAACCCAGAACCCGTCGTCGACTTTTTTGACGCATTCATGATTGGCGATGGCGAAAAAGTGATGATCGAGTTTCTGCGGTGCGTAGGCGAGGGCCGCAAAGCGGGCCTCAAACGCGCCGAAATCCTTACAAACTTGTCCAAAATCGACGGTGTGTATGTGCCGAGCCTCCGCCCGGTCGTCAAGAACAAATTCGGCGCGATTGTGCCGGCGGAACCCGCCGCCGGCGCCTACGCCACCACGAACGGGGTGCGCCGCCTGTTCATCCCCGTGATGGACCCGAAGGACTACCCTATCAAGAACCTGATTGCGAACATGCAACTTGTTCACAACCGCTTCAGCGTCGAGGTCATGCGCGGTTGCGCCCAAGGTTGCCGCTTCTGCCAAGCCGGCATCTGGTACAGGCCGTGCCGCGAACTGGATCCGGACGATGTTCTGGACATCGCCAAAGCGGGCATCCAGGCGACCGGCGAACGCGAACTCGGACTCCTCTCGCTTTCGACCGCCGACTACAAGCCGGTCGAAGCCCTCACCGACTCCATCATCGACGACCCGTTTTTCGACACCGTCGACGTGAGCCTCCCGAGCATCCGCGTAAACAGTTTCGGCCAGACCCTCGCTGGCAAGATTGCCGCCCTGAAGGGCGGCCGCAGCGCCACGTTTGCCCCCGAAACAGGCTCCGAGCGCATCCGCAAGATGATCAACAAGACCATCAGCGACCAAGACATGTACGACGCCGCCGAACACGCGTTCTCCAGCGGTTTCAACAAAATTAAGCTATATACGATGATTGGCTTCCCGACCGAGAACGAAGCCGACATGCAAGCCTTCTGCGACCTCATTTTCAACCTCGTGAAAATCGGGCGCAAGTACAACCGCGGCATCCAGATTGCCGTTTCCATCGGCATCCTCATCCCCAAGTCGTTCACGGGGCTCCAATGGGCGCCCTTCATGGACAAGGATACCGCACTCAAGCATATCCGCTACGTGCGCGAGAAGTTCTTCAAGCACCCGAACGTAAAAATCAACTGGGCCAGCTGGGAAACAAGTTTCCTCGAAGCCATCTACAGCCGCGGCGACAGGAGCCTCGGCCCCGTCATCTACGCCGCATACAAGAAAGGCATCATCTTCGAGAGCGACGCCTACCGCTTTGACTACAACAAGTGGCTAGAAGTATGGGAAGAATGCGGTTACGACACAAGCTGGGTGTACCGCGAACGCGAAAAAGACGAAGTGTTCCCGTGGGATTTCATTCATGCGGGCACCACCAAGCAGTACCTGCGCCGCGAGTGGGAAAAGGCGTTCGACCCGAACAGCGCCCCCGTGCCGAACTGCAAATGGGGCGACTGCCAAAAATGCGGCATTCCCGGATTCGGTGCCGAAATCAAGCTCGCCGACAACCCCGTACGCCACAAGGCCCCGAGCCGCACCCCCGAAGAAATCAAGAAGCTCGTCGAGGAACGCCGCCCCAAAAAGACGGAAAGTTTCAGCTACAAGATTACCTTCAAAAAGACGGGCATCAGCCGGTTCTTGCCGCACCAGAACATGCTCAGTTTCTTTGAGCGTACGTTTATTTGCGCAGGCATCCCTGTCAAGTTCAGTGAAGGATTCAGCCCCAAGCCCCGCATATCGAACATGGGCGCACTCCCGCTAGGTGTTGAGACCTACTGCGAACTCATCAGCGTCGACCTGCTCCAGGAACTGGACCTTTCGCCCGAAGGGAAACAGAAAACTATCCAAATGCTAAGCGCCCCGTTCCCGCGCGGCATGGAAATTGTGGACATAGAACCGCTCAAGGAAAAGCTCTCCAAGCACTTCCCCAAGGCGATGGTTTACTCCTACACGCCCGAAGCCGTCCCCGAAGGCATCATGGAAGGCTTCCGCGCAAAGACACTCCCCACTGTATGCAACCACCGTGGCCAAGAAATCAACCTGAACGAGCACATCCTTGATCTCGATGTCCAGAACAAAACGATATTCGCCAAAATCAAGTGCAACAACCAAGGCGCGACAGCAAGCCCCTTCAGCATTTTCTCGGCTCTCATGGGAGAATCCTACGATCCGACCAAGCTCAACGAAGCCTCCCGCCGCTACTTGATACGCAAACTCTCCATCGAATTCTAA
- a CDS encoding A24 family peptidase has protein sequence MEIFPLWYGLTVFFVIGACVGSFYNVVVYRMPRGISLINPPSHCPLCKKRIPLYLNLPIVGWLLLRGKSACCKQPISPIYPIGEALCGLLGALALFSTNYSVGMTGNVADWASALAMFWLLLGIYPVCAVDFKYKLIPDTISVGGIVAGLLISLFPGGVTPLESLIGAVGAGGGLYLLGKGATKVLKKEAMGFGDVKLLAGYGAFMGFTGAVEVLVVAAVLGIVVMVPWGRLHKGKDDGSGQIPFGPFLAVAAPAMYLWGADLLALYVKVFIAE, from the coding sequence ATGGAAATATTCCCACTTTGGTATGGGCTGACTGTGTTCTTCGTCATAGGGGCCTGTGTCGGAAGTTTCTACAATGTGGTGGTTTATCGCATGCCGCGGGGAATTTCCCTTATCAATCCGCCGTCGCATTGCCCGTTGTGCAAGAAGCGCATTCCCCTCTATTTGAACCTCCCTATCGTGGGTTGGCTGCTTCTCCGGGGCAAGAGTGCATGTTGCAAACAGCCAATCAGTCCCATATACCCGATTGGCGAAGCCCTGTGCGGGCTCCTGGGAGCGCTCGCTTTGTTTTCGACGAACTATTCCGTCGGTATGACGGGTAACGTTGCAGACTGGGCTTCTGCACTCGCGATGTTCTGGCTCCTTCTCGGAATTTATCCCGTCTGTGCAGTGGATTTTAAGTACAAATTAATTCCCGATACAATCTCGGTGGGCGGGATTGTGGCAGGTTTGCTCATTTCGTTGTTCCCGGGCGGGGTGACTCCGCTTGAAAGCTTGATTGGCGCGGTGGGTGCCGGTGGTGGCCTTTATCTGCTGGGCAAGGGCGCAACGAAGGTCTTGAAGAAAGAGGCGATGGGTTTTGGCGACGTGAAACTCTTGGCGGGGTATGGTGCATTCATGGGGTTTACGGGTGCTGTGGAGGTGCTTGTCGTTGCTGCGGTGCTCGGGATTGTCGTGATGGTCCCCTGGGGGCGCCTGCATAAAGGCAAGGATGACGGCAGCGGCCAGATTCCGTTCGGTCCGTTCCTTGCGGTGGCGGCTCCGGCCATGTACCTGTGGGGAGCGGATTTGCTGGCGCTTTATGTAAAGGTATTTATTGCGGAATAA